The DNA segment ACATCAACTACGGTGTGCGCGAGTTCGGCATGGCCGCCATCATGAACGGTGTAGCGCTGCACGGCGGCTACATCCCCTACGGCGGCACCTTCCTGACCTTTGCCGATTACAGCCGCAACGCCATCCGCATGGCTGCGCTGATGAAGCAACGCGTCATCCACGTCTTCACCCACGACTCCATCGGTCTGGGCGAAGACGGCCCCACCCACCAGTCCATCGAGCACGCAGCATCCCTGCGCCTGATCCCCGGTCTGGATGTGTGGCGTCCCGCTGACACCACAGAAACTGCCGTGGCTTGGACCGTGGCACTGAGCCAGAAGAACAAGCCCACAGCCATGCTGCTGAGCCGCCAGAACCTGGCTTACTCGCCCAAGAGCGAAGACGCGCTGGACAACATTGCCTGCGGCGCTTACGTGCTGAGCGAGCCCAAGGACATTGGCTTCAAGAAGAAGGCTCAGGCCATCATCATCGCTACCGGCTCCGAAGTGCAACTGGCTCTGGCTGCCCAAAAGCTGCTGGCCGAGCGCAAGATCGCCGTGCGCGTGGTCTCCATGCCCAGCACCACCACCTTCGACAAGCAGGATGTGAAGTACAAGAAGGCCGTGCTGCCCGCCGGCCTGCCCCGCATCGCCGTTGAAATGGGCGTGACCGACTTCTGGTGGAAGTACGGCTGCGCCGCTGTGGTCGGTATCGACACCTACGGTGAGTCCGCTCCTGCACCCGTGCTGTTCGAGCACTTCGGCTTCACGCCTAAAAACGTGGCTGACACCGTGCAGGTCGCTCTGCAAAACGCTGCCAAGTAAGCGCAAAAGGGGCCTCGTGCCCCTTTTTTCTGGCTGAAGTGGACGCTTTTGTACTCATCAGCCATCCGGACGAGGCACCCATCCCGCCAGTCCGGGCACAATCTGCCCCAGTTTTTGTTTTTTCACTATCCAACCATCTAGAGGCAACTATGACGATCAAGGTAGGCATCAACGGTTTTGGCCGCATCGGCCGTAACGTGCTGCGTTCCGCAGTGCAAAACTTCTCCGACATCGAAATCGTCGGCATCAACGACCTGCTGGAGCCCGACTACCTGGCTTACATGCTCAAGTACGACAGCGTGCACGGTCGTTTTGACGGCGAAGTTTCGGTTGAAGGCAACACCCTGGTCGTCAACGGCAAGAAGATCCGCCTGACCCAAGAGCGCGACCCCGCCAACCTGAAGTGGAACGAAGTCGGTGCCGACATCGTGATCGAATCCACCGGCTTGTTCCTGACCAAGGAAACCGCCCAGAAGCACATCGACGCTGGCGCCAAGAAGGTGATTCTGTCCGCGCCTTCCAAGGACGACACCCCCATGTTCGTGTTCGGCGTGAACCACGCCACCTACAAGGGCGAAGCCATCATCTCCAACGCATCGTGCACCACCAACTGCCTGGCTCCCGTGGCCAAGGTGCTGAACGACAAGTGGGGCATCAAGCGCGGCCTGATGACCACCGTGCACGCAGCGACTGCCACACAAAAGACCGTGGACGGCCCTTCCAACAAAGACTGGCGCGGCGGCCGCGGCATTCTGGAAAACATCATTCCTTCCAGCACTGGCGCAGCCAAGGCCGTGGGCGTGGTGATTCCCGAGTTGAACAAGAAGCTGACCGGCATGTCCTTCCGCGTGCCTACGTCTGACGTGTCCGTGGTCGACCTGACCGTGGAACTGAACAGCGAAGCCACCTACGAAGAAATCTGCGCCGAAATGAAGGCCCAGTCCCAAGGCGCTCTGAAGGGCGTGCTGGGCTACACCGAAGACAAGGTTGTTGCGACTGACTTCCGCGGTGAAACCTGCACTTCCGTGTTTGACGCCGAAGCCGGTATCGCCCTGGACAAGACCTTCGTCAAGGTCGTGTCCTGGTACGACAACGAGTGGGGCTACTCCAACAAGTGCCTGGAAATGGTGCGCGTGGTGGCCAAGTAATCTCTGATTACAAACCAAACATGCCTCTAGCGCTTATCTGATAAGCGCTAGTAGCTATCAAAAAGCCAGTATGGGACGCCATGCTGGCTTTTTTGTTGCCCAGGCGCAAGTCGTCACGCAAGCAGGCTGGGCAGCGGCTCGGATACATTTGTAACGCGCAGCGGGCAACGGACTTCCAGCCTCCTGAATGCGCAGCCATTTCCTTTCGACAAGGCCGCCATGTTTATCGCGATCCCTCTTGAGAACAAGCCTTCCTGGCGCTCTCCGCCCTGGATGACGGTGCTGCTCATCGCCGTCAACTGTTTGATTTTCTGGGGCTGGCAGGCTCCCGAAGAAACAGCGGTAGAACGGGCCGGGGCCCGATACGCCCAGACCATGCTGCCCACAATCGAGCTGCCCTTGTTTCTGAGCCATCTCAAGCAACAGGCTGCTCAAGGCAACACCCGCTATGAGCACAATATCGTCCAGGCGGCCGAGGGCCTTTACAAACGCAAGGCCTACGCCCAGCTGTATGCGCTGATGTGGCAGGAAAAGAAATTCCGCCAGCAGTTACTGGATGGGCTGCTCATCACGACCAGCCATCCACGCCATGCCCAGTGGAAAGAAGCGCGGGACGCCTTTGCCCCGCAAGAACCCCGCAGCCGCTTTACCGAGCGCTGGTCCATGAGCTATGAGCCGGGTGCGGGCTGGCAACCCCTGCAGGCTTTGACCTCCATTTTTCTGCATGGCAGCACCGGCCATCTGCTGGGCAATATGGCGTTTCTGTTCCTGTTCGGCTTCACGCTGGAGCTGGCGCTGGGGGCCTTCACCTATCTGATCTTTTATGTGGTCGGCGGCATAGGTGCCTCACTGTTCGCACTGATGTTCTATGCCGGCATGGGTGGTTACGGCCTGGGGGCATCGGGGGCGATTTCGGCCCTCATGGCCATGTACGCCGTGATGTACCGCATGCGACGCATACGCTTTTTCTACATGCTGCTGTTCTACTTCAACTACGCCACCTGGCCCGCGCTGATCATGCTGCCGGTCTGGATGAGTGTGGAGCTGCTGCAGCATCTGCTGGGCGGCAAGCAGGTGGCCTATATGGCCCACTTTGGCGGTTTGCTGACGGGTGCCCTGCTGATGTGGATCTATATGCGCCTGCAGGCCGTAGAAGCACCGGTCAACGAGCAAGAGCTTGCCAACGCCGCCACCCAACCGCTGACCGAAGCCGTGGCGCGTGCCCAGCGCTATACCGACGCCCTGGAGTTTGGCCGTGCGGCACCCGCCTGGCGCGAAGCGGCACGTCTGGCACCGTCGGACCTCGGCATCTTGCGTGCATGGTTTGAAAGCTCGCGGCATCAGCCTGGCAGCGAGGATTTTCATGCCGCGGCGCGGCGGATCTTCAAGCTGCCGGCGGCTACCGATACCGAACGCCAGCTCCAGTTGTCCAGCTATCGCACCTACCAGCAACGCGCACAACCCGGCATGCGCATGAGCGCGGACACCATGCATGGTCTGGTACGCAGCTTTGTGCGCTTAGGAGCCCTGC comes from the Comamonas sp. 26 genome and includes:
- the gap gene encoding type I glyceraldehyde-3-phosphate dehydrogenase, coding for MTIKVGINGFGRIGRNVLRSAVQNFSDIEIVGINDLLEPDYLAYMLKYDSVHGRFDGEVSVEGNTLVVNGKKIRLTQERDPANLKWNEVGADIVIESTGLFLTKETAQKHIDAGAKKVILSAPSKDDTPMFVFGVNHATYKGEAIISNASCTTNCLAPVAKVLNDKWGIKRGLMTTVHAATATQKTVDGPSNKDWRGGRGILENIIPSSTGAAKAVGVVIPELNKKLTGMSFRVPTSDVSVVDLTVELNSEATYEEICAEMKAQSQGALKGVLGYTEDKVVATDFRGETCTSVFDAEAGIALDKTFVKVVSWYDNEWGYSNKCLEMVRVVAK
- a CDS encoding rhomboid family intramembrane serine protease, translating into MFIAIPLENKPSWRSPPWMTVLLIAVNCLIFWGWQAPEETAVERAGARYAQTMLPTIELPLFLSHLKQQAAQGNTRYEHNIVQAAEGLYKRKAYAQLYALMWQEKKFRQQLLDGLLITTSHPRHAQWKEARDAFAPQEPRSRFTERWSMSYEPGAGWQPLQALTSIFLHGSTGHLLGNMAFLFLFGFTLELALGAFTYLIFYVVGGIGASLFALMFYAGMGGYGLGASGAISALMAMYAVMYRMRRIRFFYMLLFYFNYATWPALIMLPVWMSVELLQHLLGGKQVAYMAHFGGLLTGALLMWIYMRLQAVEAPVNEQELANAATQPLTEAVARAQRYTDALEFGRAAPAWREAARLAPSDLGILRAWFESSRHQPGSEDFHAAARRIFKLPAATDTERQLQLSSYRTYQQRAQPGMRMSADTMHGLVRSFVRLGALPEAENLCRSLHRAAEHPQWPATLLLLVNGMAQAGRVQEAKAWLPTLQQLAPQETVTRWLAQQG